TAAAATATATGATAAATTAGAGAATTTATGGTCTTTAGAATTGGCTCATATTTATGATAATGATATTAAGAAACTTGTTAAACTTGAGACAACTAAATTTAATAATGATTCTGGTAAAATTGGAGCATTATATCATTATTTTGTTGAAAATAACTTATTATGTGGTTTAGATGATAAAAGAGGCATGTGTTTTTAATATATTGGAGGCTTTAAATGCTGTTGAGCTTGGTGCTAGTAGGATTGAGCTTTGTGAAAATACGACTTGTGGGGGAACTACACCTTCTTATGGTACCATAAAAGTTTTGAGAGAAATTGTACGGGTTCCTATTGTTGTAATGATTAGACCAAGATGTGGGAATTTTGTATATTCTAATTTAGAATTTCAAGCTATGAAAGAAGATATTAAGCTTTGCAAGAGTTTTGGAGTAGAAGGTGTAGTTTTTGGAATTTTAAAAGATGATCATAAAATTGACATAGATAGAACTAGAGAATTGCTAAGCTTAGCTTATCCTTTAAAAGTTACTTTTCATAGAGCAATCGATGAGACTTATGATATTAGATCTTCTGTGTCTAAGCTTTTAGATATTGGTGTTCATAGAATATTGACTTCGGGAGGAAGATCGAAAGCTTCAGATTCACTTGTAGTACTTCAAGATTTAATCTTAATGGCTGGAGATAAGTTAGAAATTGTTGTTGCGGGTAAGGTTAGTAAGGATAATATTGATATTATTGATGCTATTTTGGGCGCAAGAGCTTATCATGGAAGACTTATTGTTGGTAATTTAAACGCATCTTAAGGTATTTGTTAGTTAATTTTAAGATTAAATTAAGTGATATTTAGTAGTAGATTGGTATTTAGTATTTTGATGATTATACATTTTTGTGGTAAAAGAATATGATTATATTTGACCTTGAAAATGATTGATTCTGTAGGTTATGTGGAATTAAGTTTATGTGGAGGATAATTCTAAGTTAGACTTCTTAGTAATTTGGTTATTTGATGCTAGATACTTGAAACCCCAATTTTTGTTTAAGATTATGTTTGTTATGAGTTTTTTAATGCTCATTTTGTTAACATTAAATTTAAGTTCTACGGTATTTTGATCTTGTATCCTAGATTGTATGGAGCTTGAGATTATTATATTTGTTGTGCTTGCTAGGAGTATTGGTATTAGTTTTTTGGATAAAATGGATAGGATTTCTGGGTTATTAGTGTTTAGATAGGCTTTTAAGTTATAATCAGTGTCACTTTTGCTATTTGCAATGAATATTCCTTTATTAAGGGGAATTGTATTTGTTTTCTTCATTTTGGTTGGTATTAGTTTAACGATATCTTTTATCCAAATAAATATTTCATTTTGCTCGAGTATATCAATATATTTTGTTGTTAGTATGTTTTCTCTTTTATGGGTTATTTCTCTTTGATTTATTAGAATTCCTCTTTTATCTTTAGTTGGAGTGACGTATATATTTGAATTTTTGATCTTCCATTTTGGATTTGTGAAGATGTTTCCATAGGATTCAAAATTTGGATTATTTTGTATTCCCCAGAAGATGTTTTTAGGGAAATTTCCTGTTATGATTGATGAAAAAGTTTCTGGATTTTTTGTGTAACTTAAGTATATATTACCAATAGTGTTAAGTCCAATTTTGTATTTGAGTTTGAGTTCATTATGGATGAATCTGTTTTTTGATAGATTTATATAGGCGTATATATCTGATGAGGGATCTAATAGCATAATTGAAGATATGTTCTTCTTAGGTGGACAGTAAGTTAATGTTTCACATCCTATTACAAGAATAGCTGTGCAAATGTTGATAATTAGTCTGACCATCTTTCAATACCTATATTAATTGATATTCCATCATCTATTTCTACCTTTTCTAGTGCCTTTTCTTGATTAATATCTATTTTTAGTGTTAAGGTTTCAGTCTTAATGTAGCTTTCAAATTGACTTATTATTTTTTTCAGTATTTCATTGCCATCTGTATGTAGTATTATGCGATCACTGACATTGAAGTTATTTTCTTTCCTTAAATTTTGTACTTTTCTTATAAGTTCTCTTGAAAGTCCTTCTAGATATAATTCTTCTGTTATCAGTGCATCTAGTCCGATTGTAATGGAATCTTTGTTTATTACTTTTAGATTTTCTCTTTCGTGTCTTTCCAGGATTATATCCTTTAATGTAATATTATATTCATTTTCTTTGATTTTAATCATATATTGATTATTATTTATTATTTTTAATATGTCTTCGTTATTTAGTTTCATTATTTCTAATGATACCGGCTTCATATTTGTACCAAGTTTACTTCCAAGTTCTCTGAAGTTTGCTTTTGCTTTATAAGTTACAAGATCTTCTTCATTGGATTTTATTTTTATTTCTTTTGCGTTAATTTCCTCAAGTATTATTTCTTGCATTTCACTTAGTATTTGTTGTTCTTTTTTATTTTTGGTAACAACATAGATTGTACTGATAGGTTTTCGTATTTTGATGTTATGTGATGCTCTAAGTGCTCTTGCAATTGAGATTACTTTTCTTATAAAGTTCATTTTATCTTCAAGGTCTGTATTGATAAGCTCTTTAATCTCTTGTGGATATTGTTCTAGATGGATTGATTCTTTTTCGCCTTGTATCTTCAGATTTTGATAAATTTCTTCTGTTAAGAATGGGGTAAATGGTGCAAGCATTAACATTAGGTTCTTTAGCGCGTAATATAGTGTTTCATAGGCATCTATTTTATCATGATCATTCTCAGATTTCCAGAACCTTCTTCTTGATCTTCTGATATACCAATTGTTTAACTTGTCGATAAATTCAAGAAGCTCTTCTATTGATTTTGTTAAATTATACTTATCTATTTCTTCGTTTAATATTTTTTTTAGACTTTCGATTTCGCTAATTATCCATTTATCGAGGATATTGGTTTTGTGTAGATTCATGTTATTATTAGGTTCAAAGTTGTCGATTATTGCATAGGTTATGAAAAATGAGTAAGCATTCCAGATAGGGATTATAATATTCTTTAAAACATCTCTAACTCCTTCATCGCTGTACTTTAAATCATCAGCTCTTACTACGGGACTCATTATTAGATACAGTCTTAAAGCATCTGCTCCAAATGTGTTTATTACTTTCATTGGATCTGTGTAATTTCTAAGTGATTTTGACATTTTTCTTCCGTCACTAGATAATACTAGGCCGTTAACTATTACATTTTTAAACGCTGTGCTTTCAAAAAGGGCAGTTCCTA
The DNA window shown above is from Borrelia anserina Es and carries:
- a CDS encoding copper homeostasis protein CutC, with protein sequence MIKEACVFNILEALNAVELGASRIELCENTTCGGTTPSYGTIKVLREIVRVPIVVMIRPRCGNFVYSNLEFQAMKEDIKLCKSFGVEGVVFGILKDDHKIDIDRTRELLSLAYPLKVTFHRAIDETYDIRSSVSKLLDIGVHRILTSGGRSKASDSLVVLQDLILMAGDKLEIVVAGKVSKDNIDIIDAILGARAYHGRLIVGNLNAS